The Vespula vulgaris chromosome 4, iyVesVulg1.1, whole genome shotgun sequence genome has a segment encoding these proteins:
- the LOC127063049 gene encoding nucleolar MIF4G domain-containing protein 1 homolog isoform X1 produces the protein MVSVKRKSSIFKDTNIKKNKPCEKTRKQIRKEKRQEKKVKKAMFYQNRKQIPGRFVLNPDKMKENIIKSQENHGELHQNNSKHNANEKLKKQKKKKKMDTKSNLIIDNEHEDKMIKQLEKRLKLNKRKSNTIPKSFINDGLDYLLDFCDNDNRKQVVEMEEQLLKGEGDKDLEEDIAMFLENDDTKGIANCDTNDWSNDEQYEAQIALKNDKFKKKKQDEMIDSIKESDEDLLSDKSLDDIETNISQSSDNDDLWEDIYGRTRDKKGNIVNNVSSVIQRKPLEAIQDNDEKRCRLKKQLKGLLNRLAESNMHIIANQVDELYMCNSRNDMNTILSELIMQALISSVLTPDRLICEHMMLITILHANVGTEVGAHFLLTFIKKFDEMLKASYTVEDKQLDNLVLLLSHLYNFKVYNHRLLYQILDKLSSKFEEKEIELILLILKTAGFPLRKDDPLALKELILNLQKIASNIESDNSRVKFMLDILMAIKNNNVSKIPQYDPSHIEHLKKLMKSFIHKGKSIVKLNISLEDLLKADERGKWWIVGCAWSGNRNLDEGKKVTEGKKTMFSQNILDLARKQRMNTDIRRNIFCILMTAEDYLDAFEKLSHLGLTDQQEREIIYVLMDCCLQEKKFNPYYAVLAERFCLCDRKYQLTIQYMLWDKFKILDNYNVKQLANLAKFLTHLFIQRSLSISILKVLNFAELDKQTMKLVRQIMIGIFLCKNEEDCLQVFERISSTSLLQTFRESLRLFINHFLIRNIESCKVMEVEGALIKQRAYQVDKLLLNRECKILF, from the exons ATGGTTTCTGTAAAACGAAAAAGCTCAATATTTAAGGACACAAatatcaaaaagaataaaccaTGTGAGAAAACACGTAAACAAAtacgtaaagagaaaagacaggaaaaaaaagtaaaaaaggcaATGTTCTatcaaaatagaaaacaaattcCCGGTAGGTTTGTTTTAAATCCTGATAAAATGAAGGAGAACATAATAAAATCACAAGAAAATCACGGTGAATTACATCAAAACAATAGCAAGCATAATGCCAATGAGAAAttgaagaagcaaaagaagaaaaagaagatggatacaaaatcgaatttaattattgacAATGAGCATGAAGATAAGATGATAAAACAATtagaaaaacgattaaaattaaataagcgGAAAAGTAATACAATTCCTAAGTCTTTTATTAATGATGGTTTAGATT ATCTTTTAGATTTCTGTGATAATGACAATAGGAAACAGGTAGTCGAAATGGAAGAGCAGTTATTGAAAGGTGAAGGAGACAAAGATCTTGAAGAAGATATTGCAATGTTTCTGGAAAATGATGATACAAAAGGTATTGCAAATTGTGATACAAATGATTGGTCTAATGATGAGCAGTatg aAGCTCAAATAGCATTAAAAAATGacaaattcaagaaaaaaaagcaggaTGAAATGATAGATTCAATAAAGGAAAGCGATGAGGATCTATTGTCAGATAAAAGTTTAGATGATattgaaacaaatatttcacAGTCTTCTGACAATGACGATCTATGGGAAGATATTTATGGTCgaacgagagataaaaaaggtaATATTGTAAACAATGTATCATCTGTGATACAAAGGAAACCATTAGAAGCCATACAGGATAATGATGAAAAACGATGTAGATTGAAGAAACAGCTAAAAGGTCTTTTAAATAGATTAGCAGAAAGCAATATGCATATTATTGCCAATcag GTAGATGAattgtatatgtgtaatagTCGTAATGATATGAACACTATTTTATCAGAATTAATAATGCAAGCCTTAATTTCATCAGTATTAACTCCAGATCGTTTGATTTGTGAGCATATGATGTTAATTACAATTCTACATGCAAATGTAGGAACTGAAGTAGGTGCTCATTTCTtgttaacatttattaaaaaatttgatgaaaTGTTAAAAGCATCATACACTGTAGAAGACAAACAATTGGATAATTTAGTTTTATTGTTATcgcatttatataattttaag GTTTATAACCATCGACttctttatcaaatattagaCAAGCTTTCTTCCAAAtttgaggaaaaagaaattgagtTGATATTACTCATTTTAAAAACTGCAGGTTTTCCATTAAGAAAGGATGATCCACTTGCATTAAAAGaacttatattaaatttgcaaaaaataGCAAGTAATATTGAATCTGACAA tTCACGAGTAAAATTTATGTTAGACATTTTAAtggcaataaaaaataataatgtaagtaAGATACCTCAATATGATCCATCTCATATAGAGCATTTAAAAAAGCTTATGAAGAGTTTCATACACAAAGGTAAAAGTATAGTGaagttaaatatttctttagaagatttattaaaag CTGATGAAAGAGGAAAGTGGTGGATAGTAGGATGTGCGTGGTCTGGTAATAGAAATTtggatgaaggaaaaaaagttacggaagggaaaaaaacaaTGTTCAGTCAAAATATTCTTGATTTAGCACGAAAACAAAGAATGAATACAGatattagaagaaatattttctgtattttaATGACAGCAGAAGATTATTTAGATGCCTTTGAAAAACTTTCCCATCTTGGTTTAACAGAtcaacaagaaagagaaataatatatgtattaatggATTGTTGTCtacaagagaagaaatttaatCCTTATTACGCTGTATTAGCAGAAAGATTCTGTCTTTGTGATAGAAAATATCAG TTGACCATACAGTATATGTTGTGGgacaaatttaaaatattagataattacaATGTAAAACAGTTAGCAAATTTAGCCAAGTTTTTAACTCACTTATTTATTCAGagatctctatctatttcaattttaaag gTTTTAAATTTTGCTGAATTGGACAAACAAACAATGAAACTTGTAAGGCAAATTATGATAGGcatttttctttgcaaaaatgaagaagactGTTTACAAGTATTTGAAAGGATATCTTCAACTTCTTTATTACAAACTTTTAGAGAAAGTCTTAGActctttataaatcattttcttattcgtaATATTGAATCGTGTAAAGTAATGGAAGTAGAAGGTGCGCTTATAAAACAACGAGCGTACCAAGTTGACAAACTGCTGCTTAATCgtgaatgtaaaatattattttaa
- the LOC127063049 gene encoding nucleolar MIF4G domain-containing protein 1 homolog isoform X2 — protein sequence MVSVKRKSSIFKDTNIKKNKPCEKTRKQIRKEKRQEKKVKKAMFYQNRKQIPGRFVLNPDKMKENIIKSQENHGELHQNNSKHNANEKLKKQKKKKKMDTKSNLIIDNEHEDKMIKQLEKRLKLNKRKSNTIPKSFINDGLDYLLDFCDNDNRKQVVEMEEQLLKGEGDKDLEEDIAMFLENDDTKEAQIALKNDKFKKKKQDEMIDSIKESDEDLLSDKSLDDIETNISQSSDNDDLWEDIYGRTRDKKGNIVNNVSSVIQRKPLEAIQDNDEKRCRLKKQLKGLLNRLAESNMHIIANQVDELYMCNSRNDMNTILSELIMQALISSVLTPDRLICEHMMLITILHANVGTEVGAHFLLTFIKKFDEMLKASYTVEDKQLDNLVLLLSHLYNFKVYNHRLLYQILDKLSSKFEEKEIELILLILKTAGFPLRKDDPLALKELILNLQKIASNIESDNSRVKFMLDILMAIKNNNVSKIPQYDPSHIEHLKKLMKSFIHKGKSIVKLNISLEDLLKADERGKWWIVGCAWSGNRNLDEGKKVTEGKKTMFSQNILDLARKQRMNTDIRRNIFCILMTAEDYLDAFEKLSHLGLTDQQEREIIYVLMDCCLQEKKFNPYYAVLAERFCLCDRKYQLTIQYMLWDKFKILDNYNVKQLANLAKFLTHLFIQRSLSISILKVLNFAELDKQTMKLVRQIMIGIFLCKNEEDCLQVFERISSTSLLQTFRESLRLFINHFLIRNIESCKVMEVEGALIKQRAYQVDKLLLNRECKILF from the exons ATGGTTTCTGTAAAACGAAAAAGCTCAATATTTAAGGACACAAatatcaaaaagaataaaccaTGTGAGAAAACACGTAAACAAAtacgtaaagagaaaagacaggaaaaaaaagtaaaaaaggcaATGTTCTatcaaaatagaaaacaaattcCCGGTAGGTTTGTTTTAAATCCTGATAAAATGAAGGAGAACATAATAAAATCACAAGAAAATCACGGTGAATTACATCAAAACAATAGCAAGCATAATGCCAATGAGAAAttgaagaagcaaaagaagaaaaagaagatggatacaaaatcgaatttaattattgacAATGAGCATGAAGATAAGATGATAAAACAATtagaaaaacgattaaaattaaataagcgGAAAAGTAATACAATTCCTAAGTCTTTTATTAATGATGGTTTAGATT ATCTTTTAGATTTCTGTGATAATGACAATAGGAAACAGGTAGTCGAAATGGAAGAGCAGTTATTGAAAGGTGAAGGAGACAAAGATCTTGAAGAAGATATTGCAATGTTTCTGGAAAATGATGATACAAAAG aAGCTCAAATAGCATTAAAAAATGacaaattcaagaaaaaaaagcaggaTGAAATGATAGATTCAATAAAGGAAAGCGATGAGGATCTATTGTCAGATAAAAGTTTAGATGATattgaaacaaatatttcacAGTCTTCTGACAATGACGATCTATGGGAAGATATTTATGGTCgaacgagagataaaaaaggtaATATTGTAAACAATGTATCATCTGTGATACAAAGGAAACCATTAGAAGCCATACAGGATAATGATGAAAAACGATGTAGATTGAAGAAACAGCTAAAAGGTCTTTTAAATAGATTAGCAGAAAGCAATATGCATATTATTGCCAATcag GTAGATGAattgtatatgtgtaatagTCGTAATGATATGAACACTATTTTATCAGAATTAATAATGCAAGCCTTAATTTCATCAGTATTAACTCCAGATCGTTTGATTTGTGAGCATATGATGTTAATTACAATTCTACATGCAAATGTAGGAACTGAAGTAGGTGCTCATTTCTtgttaacatttattaaaaaatttgatgaaaTGTTAAAAGCATCATACACTGTAGAAGACAAACAATTGGATAATTTAGTTTTATTGTTATcgcatttatataattttaag GTTTATAACCATCGACttctttatcaaatattagaCAAGCTTTCTTCCAAAtttgaggaaaaagaaattgagtTGATATTACTCATTTTAAAAACTGCAGGTTTTCCATTAAGAAAGGATGATCCACTTGCATTAAAAGaacttatattaaatttgcaaaaaataGCAAGTAATATTGAATCTGACAA tTCACGAGTAAAATTTATGTTAGACATTTTAAtggcaataaaaaataataatgtaagtaAGATACCTCAATATGATCCATCTCATATAGAGCATTTAAAAAAGCTTATGAAGAGTTTCATACACAAAGGTAAAAGTATAGTGaagttaaatatttctttagaagatttattaaaag CTGATGAAAGAGGAAAGTGGTGGATAGTAGGATGTGCGTGGTCTGGTAATAGAAATTtggatgaaggaaaaaaagttacggaagggaaaaaaacaaTGTTCAGTCAAAATATTCTTGATTTAGCACGAAAACAAAGAATGAATACAGatattagaagaaatattttctgtattttaATGACAGCAGAAGATTATTTAGATGCCTTTGAAAAACTTTCCCATCTTGGTTTAACAGAtcaacaagaaagagaaataatatatgtattaatggATTGTTGTCtacaagagaagaaatttaatCCTTATTACGCTGTATTAGCAGAAAGATTCTGTCTTTGTGATAGAAAATATCAG TTGACCATACAGTATATGTTGTGGgacaaatttaaaatattagataattacaATGTAAAACAGTTAGCAAATTTAGCCAAGTTTTTAACTCACTTATTTATTCAGagatctctatctatttcaattttaaag gTTTTAAATTTTGCTGAATTGGACAAACAAACAATGAAACTTGTAAGGCAAATTATGATAGGcatttttctttgcaaaaatgaagaagactGTTTACAAGTATTTGAAAGGATATCTTCAACTTCTTTATTACAAACTTTTAGAGAAAGTCTTAGActctttataaatcattttcttattcgtaATATTGAATCGTGTAAAGTAATGGAAGTAGAAGGTGCGCTTATAAAACAACGAGCGTACCAAGTTGACAAACTGCTGCTTAATCgtgaatgtaaaatattattttaa
- the LOC127063066 gene encoding invertebrate-type lysozyme 3-like, producing MSRQFYQIVGILACFLTFAGIYAQDTPSVSKICLGCICEAASGCNTTLGCNGDVCGPFRITWAYWADAGKPTLNNEANTNEGAYANCVNDAFCAGRTVESYMNKFARDCNGDGIINCDDFIRIHRNGRNACTAPLNNKYENIYKLCMQTFG from the exons atgtcTAGACAATTTTACCAAATCGTTGGAATTCTCGCGTGTTTCCTTACATTCGCCGGCATTTATG CACAAGATACGCCATCGGTTTCTAAGATATGTTTAGGATGTATTTGTGAAGCTGCATCAGGATGCAACACGACACTCGGTTGCAACGGTGATGTATGCGGTCCTTTCCGCATAACTTGGGCTTATTGGGCTGACGCTGGTAAACCAACTCTGAACAACGAAGCGAATACTAACGAAGGCG cATATGCAAATTGCGTTAACGATGCATTCTGTGCTGGACGCACAGTAGAAAGTTATATGAACAAGTTTGCTCGA GATTGCAATGGTGATGGTATTATTAATTGCGacgattttattcgtataCACCGTAATGGTAGAAATGCTTGCACGGCTCCATTGAACAATAAATACGAAAACATTTACAAACTTTGCATGCAAACATTTGGTTAA
- the LOC127063056 gene encoding glycerol kinase-like isoform X1, translating to MPENINHFGPLIGAIDEGTSSARFLVFDVLQRKVVASHQIEIKQKYPQEGWVEQDPKEILQAVIQCIKNTVEKLKDLNISPSDIKAIGITNQRETTLLWDKETGEPLHNAIVWLDMRTTTTMEDVLDSIPNKTRNKHYLKPLCGLPMSPYFSALKIRWLIDNISRVKQAVEAEKCAFGTVDTWLIWNLTKGQLHITDVSNASRTMLMNIETLKWDPLLCRFFGIPQHILPEIRSSAEVYGTISNPQVLAGIPIAGCVGDQQGALLGQLCLKPGEAKATYGTGCFLLYNTGNVKVDSTQGLITTIAYKIGKSPAIYALEGSVAVAGAALAWLKDNLELFSNLAQSQDMAESVRCSGDVYFVPAFSGLYAPYWQQDARGVICGITEDTQQYHIIRAALEAVCFQTRDILEAMVKDSGTKLTTLQVDGGMTVNNLLMQLQADLTGISVVRPNMVETTALGAAILAGLGIGIIDINDIDASQVTKFTPTIGEDERDLRYSKWKMAIERCMKWDDSTTLMND from the exons ATGcctgaaaatattaatcattttggGCCTCTTATAGGTGCAATCGATGAAGGTACAAGTAGTGCTAGATTTTTG GTATTTGAtgttttacaaagaaaagtaGTGGCATCTCatcaaattgaaattaaacaaaagtATCCTCAAGAAGGATGGGTAGAACAAGATCCAAAAGAGATTCTCCAAGCTGTAATACAATGTATAAAAAACAcagtagaaaaattaaaagatctcAACATAAGTCCATCAGATATCAAAGCAATTGGTATCACAAATCAAAGAGAAACCACTTTACTTTGGGATAAGGAAACAGGAGAACCTTTGCATAATGCGATtg TATGGTTAGATAtgagaacaacaacaacgatggAAGACGTGCTGGATAGTATTCCAAATAAAACtagaaataaacattatttaaaacCTCTTTGTGGTCTTCCAATGTCTCCTTACTTTAGTGCATTAAAAATACGATGGTTAATTGACAACATATCACGTGTAAAGCAGGCTGTTGAAGCAGAAAAATGTGCTTTCGGAACGGTTGATACCTGGTTAATATGG AATCTTACCAAGGGACAACTGCATATAACAGATGTATCTAATGCATCACGTACAATGTTAATGAATATAGAGACTTTAAAATGGGATCCTTTATTATGTCGTTTCTTTGGAATACCTCAACATATTCTTCCAGAAATAAGGTCAAGCGCTGAAGTATATGGTACTATTTCAAATCCTCAAGTTTTGGCTGGTATACCTATTGCAGGT tGTGTAGGCGATCAGCAAGGAGCTTTGTTAGGTCAGTTGTGTTTAAAACCAGGAGAGGCAAAAGCTACTTATGGCACTGGctgttttttactttataacACTGGAAATGTT AAAGTTGATTCAACTCAAGGTTTAATAACAACGATTGCTTATAAAATAGGAAAATCACCAGCAATTTATGCGCTAGAAGGATCAGTGGCAGTAGCAGGAGCGGCTTTGGCCTGGTTGAAAGATAATTTAGAACTCTTTAGTAATCTTGCACAATCACAAGATATGGCAGAAAGTGTAAGATGTTCTGGAGATGTATATTTCGTCCCAGCATTTTCTGGATTATATGCCCCTTATTGGCAACAGGATGCACGCgg AGTTATCTGTGGTATTACTGAAGATACACAACAGTATCATATTATTAGAGCTGCCCTTGAAGCTGTATGTTTTCAAACAAGAGATATTTTGGAAGCTATGGTAAAAGATTCTGGCACCAAATTAACGACACTTCAAGTTGACGGTGGAATGACcgtgaataatttattgatgCAACTTCAGGCAGATTTAACTGGAATAAGCGTTg TAAGACCTAATATGGTGGAAACAACAGCCTTAGGTGCAGCTATTTTAGCAGGTCTTGGAATTggtataattgatattaatgatatagaTGCATCGCAAGTTACGAAATTTACACCAACGATAGGAGAAGATG
- the LOC127063056 gene encoding glycerol kinase-like isoform X2, translated as MLSRTNNKVFDVLQRKVVASHQIEIKQKYPQEGWVEQDPKEILQAVIQCIKNTVEKLKDLNISPSDIKAIGITNQRETTLLWDKETGEPLHNAIVWLDMRTTTTMEDVLDSIPNKTRNKHYLKPLCGLPMSPYFSALKIRWLIDNISRVKQAVEAEKCAFGTVDTWLIWNLTKGQLHITDVSNASRTMLMNIETLKWDPLLCRFFGIPQHILPEIRSSAEVYGTISNPQVLAGIPIAGCVGDQQGALLGQLCLKPGEAKATYGTGCFLLYNTGNVKVDSTQGLITTIAYKIGKSPAIYALEGSVAVAGAALAWLKDNLELFSNLAQSQDMAESVRCSGDVYFVPAFSGLYAPYWQQDARGVICGITEDTQQYHIIRAALEAVCFQTRDILEAMVKDSGTKLTTLQVDGGMTVNNLLMQLQADLTGISVVRPNMVETTALGAAILAGLGIGIIDINDIDASQVTKFTPTIGEDERDLRYSKWKMAIERCMKWDDSTTLMND; from the exons ATGTTGTCAAGAACAAATAACAAG GTATTTGAtgttttacaaagaaaagtaGTGGCATCTCatcaaattgaaattaaacaaaagtATCCTCAAGAAGGATGGGTAGAACAAGATCCAAAAGAGATTCTCCAAGCTGTAATACAATGTATAAAAAACAcagtagaaaaattaaaagatctcAACATAAGTCCATCAGATATCAAAGCAATTGGTATCACAAATCAAAGAGAAACCACTTTACTTTGGGATAAGGAAACAGGAGAACCTTTGCATAATGCGATtg TATGGTTAGATAtgagaacaacaacaacgatggAAGACGTGCTGGATAGTATTCCAAATAAAACtagaaataaacattatttaaaacCTCTTTGTGGTCTTCCAATGTCTCCTTACTTTAGTGCATTAAAAATACGATGGTTAATTGACAACATATCACGTGTAAAGCAGGCTGTTGAAGCAGAAAAATGTGCTTTCGGAACGGTTGATACCTGGTTAATATGG AATCTTACCAAGGGACAACTGCATATAACAGATGTATCTAATGCATCACGTACAATGTTAATGAATATAGAGACTTTAAAATGGGATCCTTTATTATGTCGTTTCTTTGGAATACCTCAACATATTCTTCCAGAAATAAGGTCAAGCGCTGAAGTATATGGTACTATTTCAAATCCTCAAGTTTTGGCTGGTATACCTATTGCAGGT tGTGTAGGCGATCAGCAAGGAGCTTTGTTAGGTCAGTTGTGTTTAAAACCAGGAGAGGCAAAAGCTACTTATGGCACTGGctgttttttactttataacACTGGAAATGTT AAAGTTGATTCAACTCAAGGTTTAATAACAACGATTGCTTATAAAATAGGAAAATCACCAGCAATTTATGCGCTAGAAGGATCAGTGGCAGTAGCAGGAGCGGCTTTGGCCTGGTTGAAAGATAATTTAGAACTCTTTAGTAATCTTGCACAATCACAAGATATGGCAGAAAGTGTAAGATGTTCTGGAGATGTATATTTCGTCCCAGCATTTTCTGGATTATATGCCCCTTATTGGCAACAGGATGCACGCgg AGTTATCTGTGGTATTACTGAAGATACACAACAGTATCATATTATTAGAGCTGCCCTTGAAGCTGTATGTTTTCAAACAAGAGATATTTTGGAAGCTATGGTAAAAGATTCTGGCACCAAATTAACGACACTTCAAGTTGACGGTGGAATGACcgtgaataatttattgatgCAACTTCAGGCAGATTTAACTGGAATAAGCGTTg TAAGACCTAATATGGTGGAAACAACAGCCTTAGGTGCAGCTATTTTAGCAGGTCTTGGAATTggtataattgatattaatgatatagaTGCATCGCAAGTTACGAAATTTACACCAACGATAGGAGAAGATG